One Pantoea eucalypti genomic region harbors:
- the hisC gene encoding histidinol-phosphate transaminase has translation MSQDIEQLARANVRALTPYMSARRLGGNGDVWLNANEFPLPVPFELSQQTLNRYPECQPKIVIERYAAYAGLTPEQVLVSRGADEAIELIMRAFCEPGQDAILFCPPTYGMYSVSAETIGIEYRTAPALSDWQLNLPAIAEQLDGVKVVYLCSPNNPTGNLINQDDIRQLLTMTAGKALVVADEAYIEFCPQATLTGWLKDYPHLVILRTLSKAFALAGLRCGFALANKPVIDLLMKVIAPYPLATPVADVAGQALSEQGIALMREHVAELNANRSWLLAELPQLACVEQVFPSETNYVLARFTDSPKVFKTLWDQGIILRDQNKNPGLSGCLRISIGTREECARVIAALQAFSVEQA, from the coding sequence ATGAGTCAGGATATTGAGCAGCTGGCGCGCGCCAATGTACGCGCTCTCACGCCTTATATGTCGGCGCGTCGTCTGGGTGGCAATGGCGATGTCTGGCTTAACGCCAACGAGTTTCCGTTGCCGGTGCCGTTTGAACTGTCACAGCAGACACTGAACCGCTATCCGGAGTGTCAGCCGAAAATCGTGATTGAGCGCTATGCGGCTTACGCAGGTTTAACGCCGGAGCAGGTGCTGGTGAGCCGTGGGGCAGATGAAGCGATTGAACTGATCATGCGCGCTTTTTGTGAGCCGGGGCAGGATGCGATTCTGTTCTGTCCACCGACTTATGGCATGTACAGCGTCAGCGCCGAAACCATCGGCATTGAATACCGTACCGCGCCGGCGCTCAGCGACTGGCAGCTGAATCTGCCTGCTATCGCGGAACAGCTGGACGGCGTGAAAGTCGTTTATCTTTGCAGCCCGAACAACCCGACCGGCAACCTGATTAATCAGGATGATATCCGTCAATTGCTGACGATGACCGCCGGTAAAGCGCTGGTGGTGGCCGATGAAGCCTATATTGAATTTTGTCCTCAGGCGACGCTGACTGGCTGGCTGAAAGATTATCCGCATCTGGTGATCCTGCGTACCCTCTCGAAAGCCTTTGCGCTGGCTGGCCTGCGTTGCGGCTTTGCGCTGGCCAATAAGCCCGTTATCGACCTGCTGATGAAAGTGATTGCGCCCTACCCGCTGGCGACCCCTGTGGCCGATGTGGCCGGTCAGGCATTGAGTGAACAGGGTATTGCGCTGATGCGTGAACATGTTGCGGAGCTGAATGCAAACCGCAGCTGGCTTCTGGCCGAACTGCCTCAGCTGGCCTGCGTTGAGCAGGTTTTCCCCAGCGAGACTAACTATGTTCTGGCGCGCTTTACCGATTCACCAAAAGTCTTCAAAACCTTATGGGATCAGGGCATTATCCTGCGTGATCAGAACAAAAATCCGGGCCTGTCGGGATGTCTGCGCATCTCCATCGGCACGCGTGAAGAGTGCGCACGAGTGATCGCCGCGCTGCAAGCCTTTTCTGTGGAGCAAGCATGA
- the hisD gene encoding histidinol dehydrogenase: MAFSTPIEWQQCTPEQQQALLLRPAIAASENVTLTVRNVLEQVKLNGDDALREFSARFDKAQVENLRVTPQQIAEASARLSDELKQAMAVAVGNIETFHNAQILPPVDVETQPGVRCQQITRPVKSVGLYIPGGSAPLFSTVLMLATPARIAGCGRVVLCSPPPIADEILYAAQLCGVEEVFQVGGAQAIAALAFGTETVPRVDKIFGPGNAWVTEAKRQVSQRLDGAAIDMPAGPSEVLVIADEGATPAFVASDLLSQAEHGPDSQVILLTPSLKLAEAVAVAVEQQLAQLPRAATARQALESSRLIVARDLEQCVEISNLYGPEHLILQTRQPRELVESITSAGSVFLGDWSPESAGDYASGTNHVLPTYGYTSTCSSLGLADFQKRMTVQELTPQGFLNLAATIETLAAAEQLDAHKNAVTLRVAALKEQA, from the coding sequence ATGGCCTTTTCTACCCCGATTGAGTGGCAGCAGTGCACCCCCGAACAGCAGCAGGCGCTGCTGTTACGTCCCGCTATCGCCGCCTCTGAAAACGTCACGCTGACGGTGCGCAACGTGCTGGAACAGGTAAAGCTGAACGGCGATGACGCTCTGCGCGAGTTCAGTGCCCGCTTCGACAAAGCGCAGGTGGAAAACCTGCGCGTGACGCCGCAGCAGATAGCAGAAGCCAGCGCCCGTTTAAGTGACGAACTGAAGCAGGCGATGGCCGTCGCGGTGGGGAATATCGAAACCTTCCACAACGCGCAGATTCTGCCGCCGGTGGATGTTGAAACACAGCCTGGCGTGCGCTGCCAGCAGATCACTCGCCCGGTGAAATCGGTCGGACTCTATATTCCTGGTGGTTCCGCCCCGCTCTTCTCTACCGTGCTGATGCTGGCGACACCTGCCCGTATCGCTGGTTGTGGCCGCGTAGTGCTCTGTTCGCCGCCGCCGATTGCCGATGAGATTCTTTATGCCGCGCAGTTGTGTGGCGTAGAAGAGGTGTTCCAGGTGGGTGGCGCGCAGGCTATCGCCGCGCTGGCCTTCGGTACAGAAACCGTGCCGCGCGTCGACAAGATTTTTGGTCCGGGCAATGCCTGGGTCACAGAAGCAAAACGTCAGGTGAGTCAGCGTCTTGATGGCGCCGCGATTGATATGCCAGCCGGGCCTTCAGAAGTGCTGGTGATTGCTGATGAAGGTGCCACCCCCGCGTTTGTTGCGTCTGATCTGCTCTCACAGGCCGAACATGGTCCTGACTCGCAGGTGATTCTGCTGACGCCGTCACTTAAGCTGGCCGAAGCGGTCGCGGTCGCCGTTGAGCAGCAGCTGGCGCAGTTGCCGCGTGCGGCCACGGCGCGTCAGGCGCTGGAAAGCAGCCGCCTGATCGTGGCGCGCGACCTTGAGCAATGCGTTGAGATTTCCAATCTTTACGGCCCGGAGCACCTGATTCTGCAGACCCGCCAGCCACGCGAACTGGTGGAGTCCATCACCAGCGCCGGTTCAGTATTTTTAGGCGACTGGTCACCGGAGTCCGCAGGCGATTACGCCTCAGGCACCAATCACGTGTTACCGACCTACGGTTATACTTCGACCTGTTCCAGCCTGGGCCTGGCTGATTTTCAGAAACGCATGACGGTGCAGGAGCTGACGCCACAGGGCTTCCTGAATCTGGCCGCGACCATTGAAACCCTGGCCGCCGCCGAGCAGCTGGATGCCCACAAAAATGCCGTCACCCTGCGCGTTGCCGCACTAAAGGAGCAAGCATGA
- the hisG gene encoding ATP phosphoribosyltransferase, producing the protein MLDNTRLRIAMQKSGRLSDDSRELLARCGVKINLQQQRLIAFAENMPIDILRVRDDDIPGLVMDGVVDLGIIGENVLEEELLSRRAQGEDPRYFTLRRLDFGGCRLSLAMATDAEYTGPECLDKSRIATSYPHLLKQYLDKKGVSFKTCLLNGSVEVATRAGLADAICDLVSTGATLEANGLREVEVIYRSKAVLIQRDGEMPAAKQELIDKMMTRIQGVIKARESKYIMLHAPSERLEEVISLLPGAERPTVLPLAGDVSRVAMHMVSSETLFWETMEKLKALGASSILVLPIEKMME; encoded by the coding sequence ATGTTAGATAACACCCGTTTACGCATAGCTATGCAGAAATCTGGCCGTTTAAGTGATGATTCACGCGAACTGCTGGCGCGCTGCGGCGTTAAAATCAACCTTCAGCAACAGCGCCTGATTGCGTTTGCGGAGAACATGCCAATCGACATCCTGCGTGTGCGCGATGACGATATCCCTGGCCTGGTGATGGATGGCGTGGTCGATTTAGGCATCATCGGTGAGAACGTCCTGGAAGAAGAACTGCTCTCACGTCGTGCTCAGGGTGAAGATCCGCGCTATTTCACGCTGCGCCGCCTGGATTTCGGCGGCTGCCGCCTGTCACTGGCGATGGCGACTGACGCCGAGTACACCGGTCCGGAATGCCTTGATAAGTCCCGTATCGCCACCTCTTATCCTCACCTGCTCAAACAATACCTCGACAAAAAAGGCGTCAGCTTCAAAACCTGTTTACTGAACGGTTCCGTGGAAGTGGCGACCCGTGCGGGTCTGGCGGATGCCATCTGCGATCTGGTCTCCACCGGTGCAACCCTGGAAGCCAACGGCCTGCGCGAAGTTGAAGTCATCTATCGTTCCAAAGCCGTATTAATTCAGCGTGACGGCGAGATGCCTGCCGCCAAGCAGGAGTTGATCGACAAAATGATGACCCGTATTCAGGGCGTGATTAAAGCGCGTGAATCGAAGTACATCATGCTGCACGCGCCGAGTGAGCGTCTGGAAGAAGTCATTAGCCTGCTGCCTGGCGCAGAGCGCCCGACCGTTCTGCCACTGGCAGGTGATGTCAGCCGCGTAGCGATGCACATGGTCAGCAGCGAAACCCTGTTCTGGGAAACGATGGAAAAACTGAAAGCACTGGGTGCCAGTTCCATTCTGGTGCTGCCTATTGAGAAGATGATGGAGTAA
- the hisL gene encoding his operon leader peptide encodes MTRVQFNHHHHHHPD; translated from the coding sequence ATGACACGCGTTCAGTTCAACCATCATCATCACCATCATCCTGACTAG